The following coding sequences are from one Hippopotamus amphibius kiboko isolate mHipAmp2 chromosome 9, mHipAmp2.hap2, whole genome shotgun sequence window:
- the LOC130861235 gene encoding olfactory receptor 51L1 has product MVVWNNSDTMEPTFILRAFPGLEYVHSWLFIPFCLAYLLALSGNVTILSVIGTESSLHQPMYYFLSMLALTDLGMSLSTLPTMLAVLCLDAREIRASACYVQLFFIHTFTFLESSVLLAMAFDRFVAICHPLHYTTILTNSVTGKIGLACLLRSLGVVLPTPLLLRHYRYCHVNVLSHAFCLHQDVLKLSCSDARINSVYGLCIIIATVGMDSAFILLSYVLILKAVLGIASREERLKALNTCVSHICVVLIFFVPVIGVSMVHRFGKHLSPVVHILMADIYLLLPPVLNPIVYSVRTKQIRLGIVHKFGLRRRL; this is encoded by the coding sequence ATGGTGGTTTGGAATAACAGTGATACTATGGAGCCCACATTTATTCTGAGGGCTTTTCCTGGACTGGAGTATGTTCATTCCTGGCTCTTCATCCCATTCTGTCTTGCGTACTTGTTAGCACTTAGTGGCAATGTTACCATCCTCTCTGTCATTGGGACGGAGTCCTCACTCCACCAGCCCATGTATTACTTTCTTTCCATGTTGGCACTAACTGACCTAGGTATGTCCCTGTCCACACTTCCCACCATGCTTGCTGTGTTATGTTTGGATGCTCGGGAGATCCGGGCAAGTGCTTGCTATGTCCAGCTCTTCTTCATCCACACATTCACATTCCTGGAGTCCTCAGTGCTGCTGGCCATGGCCTTCGACCGTTTTGTTGCTATCTGCCATCCACTGCACTACACCACcatcctcaccaacagtgtaaCAGGCAAGATTGGTTTGGCCTGCTTATTAAGAAGCTTGGGAGTTGTACTGCCCACACCTTTGCTACTGAGACATTATCGCTATTGCCATGTCAATGTCCTCTCCCATGCCTTCTGTTTGCACCAGGATGTTCTCAAATTATCCTGTTCAGATGCCAGGATCAACAGTGTTTATGGATTGTGTATCATTATTGCCACAGTGGGCATGGATTCAGCCTTTATACTTCTTTCTTATGTCCTGATTCTGAAGGCTGTGCTGGGCATTGCATCTCGTGAAGAGCGGCTAAAGGCACTCAACACATGTGTATCCCATATCTGCGTGGTGCTCATCTTCTTTGTGCCGGTTATTGGGGTATCAATGGTCCATCGCTTTGGAAAGCATTTGTCTCCCGTGGTCCACATCCTCATGGCTGACATTTACCTGCTTCTTCCCCCAGTGCTTAACCCAATTGTCTACAGTGTCAGGACAAAGCAGATTCGTCTAGGAATTGTCCACAAGTTTGGACTAAGGAGGAGGCTTTAA
- the LOC130861683 gene encoding olfactory receptor 51A4-like: protein MSNFNTSEIDISTFFLIGIPGMESANIWVSILACLMYLVAILGNCSVLFFIKTEPSLHEPMYYFLSMLALSDLGLSLSSLPTMLKIFLFSAPEISPDACIAQEFFIHGFSAMESSVLVIMSFDRFIAICNPLRYTSILTSARVTKMGLAFSLKNVLLILPFPFTLKHLRYCKKNLLSHSYCLHQDVMKLACSDNKVNVIYGLFVALTGILDLTFIFMSYMLILKAVLSIASQRERFKVLSTCVSHICAVLIFYVPIISLAVIYRFAKHSSPIIRIFMADVFLLVPPLMNPIVYCVKSQQIRNLVLGKLCQKYS from the coding sequence ATGTCCAACTTCAACACCTCTGAAATTGATATCTCTACCTTCTTCCTCATTGGGATCCCAGGAATGGAATCTGCCAACATTTGGGTCTCCATCCTCGCTTGTCTCATGTACCTTGTGGCCATCCTGGGGAACTGCAGCGTCCTCTTTTTCATAAAAACGGAGCCTTCTCTGCATGAGCCCATGTACTATTTCCTCTCCATGTTGGCTCTCTCTGACCTGGGActgtccctctcctctctccctaccATGCTAAAAATATTCCTGTTCAGTGCTCCAGAAATTTCCCCTGATGCCTGTATTGCTCAAGAGTTTTTCATTCATGGATTCTCAGCTATGGAATCATCAGTACTTGTCATCATGTCTTTTGATCGCTTTATTGCCATCTGCAATCCTCTGAGATACACCTCTATCCTAACCAGTGCCAGAGTCACAAAAATGGGGCTTGCCTTTTCTCTCAAAAATGTTTTGTTgatccttcctttccctttcaccCTAAAACATCTAAGATACTGTAAGAAGAACCTCCTTTCCCATTCTTACTGCCTCCATCAGGATGTCATGAAGCTGGCCTGCTCTGACAACAAGGTTAATGTCATCTATGGCTTATTTGTGGCTCTCACAGGCATCCTAgacttaacatttattttcatgtccTACATGCTAATACTTAAAGCAGTGTTGAGCATAGCATCACAGAGGGAAAGGTTCAAGGTCCTCAGTACATGTGTTTCCCACATCTGTGCTGTGCTCATCTTCTATGTTCCCATTATCTCCCTAGCGGTCATCTACCGGTTTGCCAAACACAGTTCCCCAATCATTAGGATCTTCATGGCTGATGTTTTCCTGCTGGTACCTCCATTGATGAACCCCATTGTATACTGTGTGAAGAGCCAGCAGATAAGAAATCTGGTGTTAGGGAAACTGTGTCAAAAATACAGCTGA